The genomic segment TTATTATGGGAATTATAAGACCCGTTAAGCAGGTTAAGTTGTTTACAGCAATATTGTTTGGAAGTGAAGGTGTTTTTAACGCCGCACGTGAAAGGCTATCGTCAGCTTTGGGCCCGATTGATATGGAAAGTCCTGTCTGGACATGGTCCAATTCAACCTATTATGAAAAAGAGATGGGCACTGACCTGAAGAGGACATTTTTATTTTATGAACGCCCCATC from the Nitrospirota bacterium genome contains:
- a CDS encoding DUF4416 family protein, whose protein sequence is MFTAILFGSEGVFNAARERLSSALGPIDMESPVWTWSNSTYYEKEMGTDLKRTFLFYERPI